The Paenibacillus sp. FSL H7-0357 nucleotide sequence GTCCGGCAATATCCACAAATTCAAAAGCAGTCGGAACTGTCTTGTTCGGCTGCACCAGCTCGGTCAGCTTATCCAGACGTTCATCCGGCACTTCTACAACACCGACGTTAGGGTCAATTGTACAGAAAGGATAGTTAGCGGATTCTGCTCCCGCTTGCGTAATTGCATTAAATAAAGTGGATTTACCAACGTTTGGAAGTCCAACAATTCCAGCTTTCAAAGCCATTTATATGACAACTCCTATTTTCGGTTGTATTGATCGCCCGCATAATTACTGACTTGATCTAAACCATTATATATTAGAACAAAATCTCCAGCAACAGCGGATGTCCGGGGGATGTGTCAGATAAAGGGCGGAGGCGGCAGGCTTTTTACTTGGAAGCAGCCAGCTCCAGTGCCTTCTGGATCGCTTCGTCTTTGTGCCATTCTCTGTTTTTTCCGGCATTCACAACAGCATCAGGCAAGGTCTTGAATTCATCATTTGGTGATCCATCTGCAGTCAGACCGAGCACCACCGGAAAGTTGAGCACAAATCCGCTATTGGGCAGAGCGGCGATAAGCGGTGTGGCCCCGATCCCGTCCCCGCCCGTTTTCTCGCCCACCAGGGTAGCAAACCCCGTGCTTTTGGCAAAGGTCGCAAAGCTCTCCGATGAGGAGTAAACATTCCTGTCAACGAGCAAATAGATCTCGCCTTTAAACCCTACCGGGTCGGGAGTAATATCATAGGTATTCACAAAATAAGATTTGAAATCCGTCATAGCTTCAGGTGGAAGCTTCGGCAGCTTTTCCTGCTCCAGTCCCTTAACGGGCACCTCCCCAAACCCTCTGCTTGCCAGAAACGGCTGCTCGTAATCCCCGCCTCTGAAGAGCAAATATTCTTTATACGGGAGTTTTTTATCCGTAAGCTTTGCTACAATATTGCTCATCCAGTACCACTGATCTCCACCACCGTTGCCCCGTATGTCGAGGATAAGCGTTGGATAGTCCTTGATCTCGCTTAAAAAATCCGCAATGGCCGGCCCATCCTGTTCTGTGTATTCCGTCCCGAAACTTTCCACCTGCAAATAAGCCGATTTCCCGGGTTCAAGGATTCGGTGGAAAAGGTTTAAGGATTGTGTGAGTTCAGCCTGACTTCCACGGCTGCTCTCCCCAGGTGTGGCCGCAGCTTCGACAGCTCCGTAACGATCCTTTACCTGTTTCTGCTCCAAGATATCGCTCCATGGTTTATAGACAGGATTGCCATCAAAGATCTGCCGGTAATACTGGTACATTTCTCTTTCCAGCATATAGGTATGTCCATTGTGCAAATCCGCGAGGATTTCATTTAATGCCCCATAGAACTGAAGGTCCGTCGGAGTTTCTTCAACTTTCTCCAAATACTTATCTTTGTCCGCCAGCCAATCTACACCATTTGCCCGCTTGTTCACTTCAAAAAACGGATAGTTTTCCTGCAGAATCTTGTACATGTATTCAAAATCCTCATGCTTCTGCTCCCTGGTCAAGGTGGATTCGGCCGAAAGTGCGGTTGCCGGAACTGCAGAAGGTGTAGCCGCAACCTCTGCCGCAGCGGTCCCGGAACCGGATCCTGAATCAGGATACGCGGCAGCACCATCCGGATTGCCCGAATTCCCGCCATTACAGCCGGTCAAGGCCAATAAGAGAATAAGGCTTGAACATACCGTTGCTCTGTTAGAATGAATTGTCTTTTGCATAATTTATCTCTCCTTAATAAAGACAATCATATTTTCCTTTTCATCCGAATTAAATCAGATAAGTCACATTTTTCTAATCCAAAGCGTTCTGGAGAACGCCAAAAAGACCCCTTTACGAGGTCTCTGTGTGCTGCGATGAGCCGGGCTTCTTAAAGCGTTTTGGACATGGTGATGTCCGTAACGAGGTAGCCCATCTTTTTGTACAACTCGAAAGCGCGGTTGTTCTGTCCGAAGACATGCAGGCCGATTTTGGAAACACCCAACTCCCGGGCGGACTCATCAAGCGCAAGCAGGGCCTGTTTGCCATAACCTTTGCCCTGATACGGCTCAAAAATATAAATATCATAGATGAAAGCTTCCCGTCCCGTGCGTGCTTCCGTTACATTAAACCAGATATAACCGGCCTGAGTATTACTTTCTGTTTCCATAACAGAATACAGGTAGGCCCCGTCGGTGTGAAGTCCTTTGGGCAGGAAACGCACCATCTCTTCCTGAGACTGCCTGAGCGCAGTCTCGGCATCCCATGCCCCCGCTTTGATCTTATCCTCCGCATAATCACGGGTCGATTGACTCCAGAAAAATTGAAAAGCAATTTCGTCCATTTGGACTAATTTAATCATGATTTGTAATCCTTCCTTACTCCATAATCTTCGCTCGCCCCTACTTGCGTATCAGGCGCGGGTTGCTGCGCAGAGCTGCAAGATCCGGCGCGCCAATACCGAACATCGCCGTCCTTAGCTCCAGCTCCACCTGTGCCAGCGCATGGTCCAGCGCTTCCTCAGACTGTACTGCCGGGCCCAGCAGATTCCGGCCGAAGCCGGCCAGATCAGCGCCAAGCGCCAGCGCCTTCGCCGCATCTACTCCATGCCTCAGCCCGCCGCTGCCGATAAGCGCGCCCTGCGGTGAAGCCGCCCGCACCTCGGCAATGCATTCGGCGGTAGGAATTCCCCAGTCGGCAAAGGCCTCCGCCGCCGCGCGCCGCACCGGATCGCTGCTGCGGAACTTCTCGACCTGGCTCCAGGAGGTGCCGCCTGCACCGGCCACATCGATAAAAGCCGCTCCGGCATTGTACAGCCTGACCGCTGTCTCGCCGTCGATGCCCCAGCCGACTTCTTTCACGCCTACCGGCACCTCAAGCGTCCGGCATACCTTCTCGATCTCTTGAAGCAGTGCAGCAAAACCCGTGTTGCCTTCCGGCTGAAACACCTCCTGCAGCCCGTTCAGGTGCAGCACCAGCCAGTCGGCGCCGGCAATCTCCACCGCCCGGCGGCATTCTTCCACGCCAAAGCCATAGCTTAGCTGCACAGCGCCAATATTGGCAATGACCGGAATTCCCGGGGCCATGCTGCGCACATGAAAGGTCTCGGCCAGCTCGGAGCGTTCCACAGCCGCACGCACCGAACCTACACCAAGCGCCCAGCCCCGGCGCTCGGCTGCTTCCGCCAGCCGGGCATTGATTGCCCCGGTAGCCTTGCTCCCGCCGGTCATGGAGCTGATCAGCAGCGGTGTGCGCAGCTCCCTCCCCAAGAAGGTCGTACGCAGCGCGATATCGTCAAAGTTCAGCTCCGGAAGCGCATTATGCCGGAACCGGTAATGCTCGAACCCGCTCGTTATCCCGGTGCCGCCGACCTCCTCGTTCAGGCAGAGGCGTACATGCTCAATTTTGCGCTCACCCGTTGTGGATGAAGGCAGCAGAGATGTATGCCCTGCACTGTCTGCAGTCTGCGGATCTCCGCCAGGCTCCGGGCTGAAACATTCCTTTACTTGCCGGTGCCCTTCATCCTGCGGCATATGATTCATCCTGACTCCCTCCATTTCCATAGCATGCTTCATTATAGCATCGCCGCAGAGCAATTTACAGAAAGGGGGCCCCCTTGTATCACGTCAGGACAATGGCATAAGGTATCAGAGGTTCAGCCAAACTATAGATTGGTCGATTTCGCAGCTGCTGCTTCACTTCTCCCCCACGGGCGTTAATAGGTTGTTACAATGCCAACGCAGGCTACAAGAACTGGCTTGACACTGCGGCACACTCAGGAGGATTAACCCATGAATCGACGCAAACATCCCATTATGCCCGGAACCCTTCAATCTACTTGTAATATGGAACTGGACTCATCCTTTGCTGCAAAAAAACGCCTCTTCCCACGCCGCCGCTTATGGCTGCTTGCTGCTGTGCTAGTGTTATGGTTAGCCGGTGTAATGATTTACCAGACCCATAAACCGTTGCCTCCGGGCCTTTCTTCTGAAAGCCCGGTGTACAAGGTTCAAAATGTGCACTTTTGGCATGATTTGACCTACCAGGGCGACAACGGGTCGCAGCACCGGGAAGAGCAGATCCTGCCGAGGATGCTGCAAATTATCGAAGAGTCGCGGGAGTTTCTGGTCGTTGACTTATTTCTGTTCAATGGGTATACCCATAAGGATCAGCAGTTTCCTGCGGTCAGCCGGGAGCTTTCCGATAAGCTTATCGCGCAGAAAATAGCGTACCCCGCTATGGATGTTGTCTTTATCACCGATGAGGTCAACACTAATTACGGCTCTGCCCCCAATCCTCTGCTGGAAGAGATGAGAGCCGCGGGAATCAAAGTCATTCTGACTGATGTAGACGCGCTGCGCGACTCTACTCCTGCCTACTCAGCCGTATGGCGGACCTTTATCCAGTGGTTTGGGCAGACCGGTACAGGCTGGATTCCTAATCTTATGGCCAGCGGAGGGCCTGATATCACAGCCCGCTCATATATGAAGCTGCTGAATGTAAAGGCCAATCACCGCAAAGTTGTAGTCAGCGAGAATACAGCTTTGGTATCCTCCGGCAATGTCCATGATGCCAGTGCTTATCATTCCAATATCGCGCTGGAGGTAAGCGGTCCCGTTATCGCTGATATCCTGAAGACTGAGCAGGCCGCAGCAGACCTGTCCGGAGCAGGTCCGCTGCTTGGCAAAGACCCAATACTCACGGGGAGCGAAACTGCAGCAGACGGTCCGCTGGAGGTACGATATTTAACCGAGGGCAAGGTAAACAAATACGCCCTTGAAGGAATCCGTGCGGCCCAGAAGGGCGACATCCTCTGGATGGGCATGTTCTATCTTGCCGACGACACCATTATTGATGCACTGCAGGAAGCATCCGCACGCGGCGCAGAGGTGCGCCTCCTGCTGGACCCGAACCAAAACGCCTTCGGCCGTGATAAAATCGGCATCCCGAACCGTCCGGTGGCCTGGGAACTGAACCGGCGTTCGGATGGCAACATTGCCATCCGCTGGTACAATACGGGCAAGGAGCAGTATCATACCAAACTCTTGTTCATTGCCAAAGCGACCGGCAACTCAATCGTCCTGGGCGGCTCCACCAACTTCACGGCCCGCAACCTGGACGACTACAATCTGGAGAATAATCTCTGGGTATCCGTGCCGCAGGATCAGCCGCTCTATGCGGAGATGGAGAGCTACTTCAACACACTTTGGAACAACGAGGGGGCGGAATACAGCCTGCCCTTGGAGGATTACCAAAGCGAGGTGACCTGGCTCAAATATATTATTTACCGTATGCAGACCCGCTTGGGTCTGACAACATTCTGATCTACAGAAACATCAAGCAGTTCCTGTTTCTTATATTTTCAAAAAAACGCCGGAAAGCTGCACTCAGCTTCTTCCGGCGTTTTTTTACTTGTCCGTGATCATTCCGTACTCAGAGCAGCGGCGACATCAGCCGGGCTGCAGATTCCAGCATCCGCTCAAGGAGACGTTTATTCATGAAGGTCTCATGCACAATCTGGCGGGTAGACAGCAGATCCCGTTCAAAATCAGCAACGATCCGGGAGACGCTCTCTGTCTGCAGCAGCAGCGCATTGACCTCGAAGTTCAAGTGAAAGCTGCGCATGTCCATGTTTGCAGTACCAATTGTGGCTATCTCGCCATCGGTAATCAGCAGCTTGGAGTGAATGAAGCCCTTCTCGTATTCGTAGATCTTCACACCCGATTCCAGCAAGGCCGGGAAGTAGGAATGCGACGCCAGAAACGGCAGCCATTTATCCGGTTTGGCGGGGAACAGCAGCCGCACATCAAGTCCGGACATTGCCGCTACACGCAGTGCGGTCAAGATATCCTCATCCGGAATAAAGTACGGGCTGGCAATCCAGACCGATTTCTCGGCGGAGGTAATCATGGAGAAAAAGATATTCTTCAGCGCACGCCGTTCGTTATCCGGTCCGCTGGCAATAATCTGCACAGCTCCATCCCCGGCTGTGAACCGCAGCTGTGGCGAGAGATAGTCCTGCTCCAGTATTTTCTCACCCGTTGTATGCATCCAGTCCTGCAGGAAGATAATCTGCATCGTACGTACTGCCTCACCTCTAAGCAGCATGTGGGTATCGCGCCAGAAGCCGTACGTCTTGCTGCGGCTTAAGTATTCATCACCAACATTAAGCCCGCCCATAAATCCGACATCGCCGTCTATGACAACAATTTTGCGGTGATTCCGGTAATTAACCCTGCTGGAGAAAAAAGAGGTGGAATTGCCGTATGAGGCAACCTGTACTCCTGCATCGCTTAATTCCTTAAGAAACGCTTTGGAAAGCTGAATACTTCCTACGGCGTCGTACATAAATCTGACCGTAACCCCCGCACGGGCCTTCTCAATCAGAATCTGCTGAATACGGGTGCCGATATGGTCGGCCCGAAAAATATAATATTCCATATGAATATGATGCTGAGCCTGCCGCAGCTCCAGCAGCAGGGTGCCGAAGGTTTCTTCCCCATTGGTAAGAATCCGCGTTTCTGAATTAAAAGAAACCGGCGTCCGAGCGAGCCTTTGTGATAATCCCAGCAGCTTCTGGTGGGCAGGATCAAAGACCGACCAGTCCTGGTGCATGCGCAGGGCATCATTTTCAATCCGTTCATAAGCCATGAGGTCCCGCTGGGCCTTCTTATCATATTTACGCCGTTTGAACACATTTTGTCCGAACAGGAAATAAAAGACGAGTCCCACTACCGGAATCAGCGCAAGCAGCAGAATCCAGGCCATCGTTGTGGAGGGGTTGCGATTCTCCATAAAAATCCCTAGCCCGATCGAGATGACGGTCAACGTGGAGAAAATACTGATGATCGTACCGGCGGTACTTCCAAGTAAACCAAAACCAAAATAATAAAATGCCAGCAAAGCCCCGATAATGATTATCGCCTGCAATCCTCTTCTCATATGCAACCTACCTTCTCTTTCTTCCGTACATCACTAAAATGACACATTTATATATTACATGAATAATCTCTTTCTTCCTACTGGAATCGTCTGCAAAACACAAATTACAATAATAAGCTAGACTCTCCATACAGAAATTTGTATTGCCGCAAAATATATAATATAATCGGCTTGACCTTAGAGTCATTTACAGAACCCAATAGTCAGGAAAGGAGTTATACCTCTTTGTGAATGACAAAAACGCAAACAAAAAAGAACAGATTATCAAAACAGCCATGCAGCTATTCGCTGTAAAAGGCTCATCCTCCACCTCCATGCAGGAAATTGCTGAACTATGCGGAATCTCCAAGGGCAGCCTGTACCTGGTGTTCAAGTCCAAGGAAGAGCTGGAACGCAGCATTTACATATATTGCTTCCGCATGATTCGTGATCCCCTGCAGCGCGAGGAATTGGAGAGCCGGAGAAGCCCACGGGAGAAGCTGCGCAACCAGGTCGAGATCCTGCTTAATCATGTATACGAGCTTCGCGAGTTTTTGCAGCGTCAAATTCAGGAATTTGCCGGAAAAGACGTAATGGAAGTGCCGGAATGGCTGCGAAAGAGCAACGCTCCCCTGCTGACCTGGTTCCAG carries:
- a CDS encoding S41 family peptidase produces the protein MQKTIHSNRATVCSSLILLLALTGCNGGNSGNPDGAAAYPDSGSGSGTAAAEVAATPSAVPATALSAESTLTREQKHEDFEYMYKILQENYPFFEVNKRANGVDWLADKDKYLEKVEETPTDLQFYGALNEILADLHNGHTYMLEREMYQYYRQIFDGNPVYKPWSDILEQKQVKDRYGAVEAAATPGESSRGSQAELTQSLNLFHRILEPGKSAYLQVESFGTEYTEQDGPAIADFLSEIKDYPTLILDIRGNGGGDQWYWMSNIVAKLTDKKLPYKEYLLFRGGDYEQPFLASRGFGEVPVKGLEQEKLPKLPPEAMTDFKSYFVNTYDITPDPVGFKGEIYLLVDRNVYSSSESFATFAKSTGFATLVGEKTGGDGIGATPLIAALPNSGFVLNFPVVLGLTADGSPNDEFKTLPDAVVNAGKNREWHKDEAIQKALELAASK
- a CDS encoding GNAT family N-acetyltransferase, which gives rise to MIKLVQMDEIAFQFFWSQSTRDYAEDKIKAGAWDAETALRQSQEEMVRFLPKGLHTDGAYLYSVMETESNTQAGYIWFNVTEARTGREAFIYDIYIFEPYQGKGYGKQALLALDESARELGVSKIGLHVFGQNNRAFELYKKMGYLVTDITMSKTL
- the fni gene encoding type 2 isopentenyl-diphosphate Delta-isomerase, producing the protein MPQDEGHRQVKECFSPEPGGDPQTADSAGHTSLLPSSTTGERKIEHVRLCLNEEVGGTGITSGFEHYRFRHNALPELNFDDIALRTTFLGRELRTPLLISSMTGGSKATGAINARLAEAAERRGWALGVGSVRAAVERSELAETFHVRSMAPGIPVIANIGAVQLSYGFGVEECRRAVEIAGADWLVLHLNGLQEVFQPEGNTGFAALLQEIEKVCRTLEVPVGVKEVGWGIDGETAVRLYNAGAAFIDVAGAGGTSWSQVEKFRSSDPVRRAAAEAFADWGIPTAECIAEVRAASPQGALIGSGGLRHGVDAAKALALGADLAGFGRNLLGPAVQSEEALDHALAQVELELRTAMFGIGAPDLAALRSNPRLIRK
- a CDS encoding phospholipase D family protein, with the protein product MELDSSFAAKKRLFPRRRLWLLAAVLVLWLAGVMIYQTHKPLPPGLSSESPVYKVQNVHFWHDLTYQGDNGSQHREEQILPRMLQIIEESREFLVVDLFLFNGYTHKDQQFPAVSRELSDKLIAQKIAYPAMDVVFITDEVNTNYGSAPNPLLEEMRAAGIKVILTDVDALRDSTPAYSAVWRTFIQWFGQTGTGWIPNLMASGGPDITARSYMKLLNVKANHRKVVVSENTALVSSGNVHDASAYHSNIALEVSGPVIADILKTEQAAADLSGAGPLLGKDPILTGSETAADGPLEVRYLTEGKVNKYALEGIRAAQKGDILWMGMFYLADDTIIDALQEASARGAEVRLLLDPNQNAFGRDKIGIPNRPVAWELNRRSDGNIAIRWYNTGKEQYHTKLLFIAKATGNSIVLGGSTNFTARNLDDYNLENNLWVSVPQDQPLYAEMESYFNTLWNNEGAEYSLPLEDYQSEVTWLKYIIYRMQTRLGLTTF
- the cls gene encoding cardiolipin synthase; amino-acid sequence: MRRGLQAIIIIGALLAFYYFGFGLLGSTAGTIISIFSTLTVISIGLGIFMENRNPSTTMAWILLLALIPVVGLVFYFLFGQNVFKRRKYDKKAQRDLMAYERIENDALRMHQDWSVFDPAHQKLLGLSQRLARTPVSFNSETRILTNGEETFGTLLLELRQAQHHIHMEYYIFRADHIGTRIQQILIEKARAGVTVRFMYDAVGSIQLSKAFLKELSDAGVQVASYGNSTSFFSSRVNYRNHRKIVVIDGDVGFMGGLNVGDEYLSRSKTYGFWRDTHMLLRGEAVRTMQIIFLQDWMHTTGEKILEQDYLSPQLRFTAGDGAVQIIASGPDNERRALKNIFFSMITSAEKSVWIASPYFIPDEDILTALRVAAMSGLDVRLLFPAKPDKWLPFLASHSYFPALLESGVKIYEYEKGFIHSKLLITDGEIATIGTANMDMRSFHLNFEVNALLLQTESVSRIVADFERDLLSTRQIVHETFMNKRLLERMLESAARLMSPLL